The DNA region cactcataaaaataaatatttttaaaaagcaatgagGTAGGAGCTTTACCCAACACTTCCAGTCCCCTTCTGAACAAAGAATTTGTTCCTACTAACATCCAGATACCCTGAGTGTATTCTGAGCCTGAACATGCGACCAGATAAGATCCAAAAATGGCCACTACATCCGGAGGCTCCCAGTCCAGATGTTCTAGGGAACATCTAGAAGGTGGGATGGCATAAGGTTAGGTGGAGATCTGAAATAGAGACGGGATGATGAGAGCTGTCCgggatgtggcgcagtggatagggcactGGATTCTAGAGCGTGacgttctgagttcagtccctggcagcacatggactagagtgatgtctggttctctccctctctctctctttctctttttctcataaataaatgaaatatatatatatatatatagagagagagagagagagagagagagagagagagagattgagagagggggagaggagaagaaggatgaGATTCAGGTGCAGTGAATACATGTTCCTTAGTCAACACCACGGACAGTCCCATCTCCCTTCTgggtcagcaccatggacagccccCATCTCCCTTTGGGTCAGCTCCATGGGTAGCCCCCATCTCCCTTCTgggtcagcaccatggacagccacACCTCCCTACTgggtcagcaccatggacagcccccatctcccctctgggtcagcaccatggacagcacccatcTCCCTTTTgggtcagcaccatggacagtccCATCCCCCTTCTGGGTCAGCACCATGGGATGGACAGTCCCATCTCTCTTCTGGGTCAGCACCACGGACAGCCCCATCTCCCTTCTgggtcagcaccatggacagtccCATCCCCTTTCTGGGTCAGCACCACGGACAGTCCCATCTCCCTTCTGGGTCAGCACCACGGACAGCCCCCATCTCCCTTCTGGGTCAGCACCACGGACAGCCCCCCATCTCCCTTCTgggtcagcaccatggacagtccCATCTCCCTTCTGGGTCAGCACCACGGACAGTCCCATCTCCCTTCTGGGTCAGCACAGGGACAGCcccgtctcccttctctctgatgCAGAGCCACATGGAAGGCGACAACCACACCCAGGTGACCGAGTTCCTCCTCCTGGGTCTCTCCCAGGACCCCAGGGAGCAGCAGGTgctgttcctcctcttcctctccatgtACCTGGTCACGGGGCTGGGGAACCTGCTCATCGTCCTGGCCATCGTCACGgacccccggctccacaccccCATGTATTTCTTCCTGGCCAACCTGGcctctgtggacatctgcttcacctccaCCACCGTCCCCAAGATGCTGGCCAACCACGTGAGTGGACGCCAGGGCATCTCCTACGCGGGCTGCCTCACCCAGATGTTCTTCTTCATTCTGTACATCTGTACCGACAGCTTCCTGCTGGGGGCCATGGcgtatgaccgctatgtggccatctgtcacCCGCTGCACTATGCCACCTCTGTGACCCCTCAGCTCTGTGCCCTCCTGGTGGCCGCCTCCTGGGCCGGAGCCTTGGGGGATGCCATGCTACACACAGTATTGCTGACCCGTCTCTCCTTCTGTACCCACAACCGGGTCCCCCATTTCTTCTGTGACCTCAGCCCTCTGCTCAAGCTGGCCTGTTCAGACACCTTCATCAACCACATGATGATCAACACCATAGGCATGGTgcctctatttttcccctttgtgggCATCCTGGCCTCTTACCTGCGCATCTTTGCAGCCGTGATGAAGATCCCATCCATGAAGGGAAAGCAGAAGGCCTTCTCCACCTGCGGCTCCCACCTGTCCGTGGTCTGTCTGTTCTATGGGACCCTCATTGGGGTCTATTTCAACCCTGCCTCCTCCCACACAGCCCGGAAGGACACTGTTGCGGCCATGATGTACACGGTGGTCACCCCCATGCTCAACCCCTTCATCTACAGCCTCCGGAACAGGGACATCCACGGGGCTCTCCAGGCTCTGTTCAGCAGGAGATCAGTGTTCACCTCTTGATCAGAGTATTTGTCCAAATTCACTGGCCATCTGCCTTAATATTTTTCCTACTCCCATACTTGGATATTTCTATCATATTACTTATAGCTTGTGTATTACTTCATTCTACCAACTGacatcttatttttcttcttaaaatttttttttctcaggagtcaggcagtagcagtgggttaagcacatgtggcacaaagcacaaggaccggcctaaggatcctggttcgagccccctggctccccacctgcaggggagtcacttcacaggtggtgaagcaagtctgcaggtgtctgtctttctctccccctctctgtcttcccctcctctctccatttctccctgtcctagccaacaatgatgacatcaataacaacaacaataataactacaacaacaataaaaaacaacaagggcaacaaaagggaaaataaataaataaattttaaaaaacgttATGGgtcatatactcaacagagtgttattcagctatatatatatttaaaagatggtattgtgtcctttgggataaagtggatggaattggagaagatggtGCTCAGTGAAGCCAGTAAGGAGGCTGAGGACAGCTATgggatgttttcactcataggcagaaaatAGACATTTGAACATACAGAtatggggggcagggaggagtcAACGTATTTCCAAGACTGTGGGGGAACTAAAGTAATTATCTAGGGGGCTGGAggtgaggacacagacctttggtgatggaagtgttgaaaaaataataaatgatggatagatgatatatagatagatagatatagatagataaataaataggtagatagatagatgggacTTTATTAGGGGTGAGAAATTTTTATCTGTAAGACAGGGGTGGTTGCAGTCTTGTGAATGTCCACCCAAGGCTTCTACCTTGTTCATTTTGAAAATGGCTGAGCCTGGACTATGCAATGACACTCAGTTAAAAGGTTAAacaccagggagtcaggcggtggcacagcaggttaagcgcaaaggtgcaaagcccaaggactggcctaaggatcccggttcgagcccccggctccccacctgcaggggaatcgcttcccaggtggtgaagcaggtctgcaggtgtctgtctttctctccccctctctgtcttcccttcctctctccatttctctctgtcctatccaacaatgacaataataactacaacaacaataaaaacaacaagggcaacaaaaaggaaataaatattttttaaaaaaaggttaaacacCACAGCCAAACGTGGAGCCCAGAGGTGCAAAGTTCCTTCAGAGATGggatgctccccccaccccaccccaaagatGAGTGTCCCCAGCCAGAGCTCAGGAGAGCTGCCTCTTCCCCACAGAGACAAGTCAACAGAGACAGGACACAGAGTCCCCTGACAGGAAACCCTAACTAGACTCAGAGGACGGGGACTGAGCAGAGAGGATAGGAAGTAAATGGTCCTTCTTCAGGTCCTCAGAGTCCTACAATCAGGAATCAAGACCCATTCCTACATCACTCAGGACTCTCTCCAAACAAGAACCATCTCTCCTCCTAGTCACTGACCCCCAGCCAGAGGGGCACCTGTCCCAggtgagtgggggagagagagaagaaagaggaagcagGTGTGAAAGTCTCCAGCCAAGGCTGTTGTGGACCTGGGAAGCCAGTTGAGTTCCTCTGCTTGTTTGCTGTGAGTGCAATCAAGCAGAGCACCTGAGCCTGTGTTTCCTGCTAACAAGTTCCAGGGGGTTGGCGGAGGAGAGtacgtggtggcgcacctggctgggtGCAtctgttcccatgcacaaggaccctggttcgagcctcaagttctcaccagcagggggaaagcttcccgcgtggtgaagcagggctgcaaggtgtctctctatctctttccatttctagctcccctacctctctcaatttctctgtctctatccaataacaaataaataaataagtaaataaataagtagtcaaCATAAAGAAGTTTCACCATCTGCGTCTGCATGGCAGAGTTGGAGAGGAATAAGAACAGAGACCAGGAGATACTAGAAAATGGAAATTTCCTTCCATTCTCTACAGGGAGGGAGGTAGGGCTGCCTGTCTCAGAACCTGCCACgctctctgtgcctccatccgGTGCAGAAGGGATGGGGAGAATGCAGAAGAGGAGGACAGGGAAGCAGTGCAGAGGAGAGAGTGAAGTCACTGAAATAgtcttattggtgatttaatatttacaaaatcatgagggaaggaagccgggtggtggcacacctggttactaggtacaaggacctgggtttgaggccccggttcccacctgcaggggggaagctttgcgaggggtgaagcaAGGCACAGGTGTATCAATCTATCAttgatctatctatcatctatctatatatcaatcACCtgcctatctatgtatctatgtaccTGTCCTTTTATCAATCATCTATGaatcatctatctatatccccCTTTACTCTTCAATTTCAATCtttctatattaaataaataaataaatatatatatactttttaaattatgagatcacaggggtataattccacaccattcccgtcACAAGAGCtctatgtccccatcccctccattaggaaCGGATCTCTAATATGGAAGATAAATGAGGAAACATGAAATCAGAGTAAGTAGGACCCCTTGAGAATCTCtgagaatggtgtgtgtgtgtgtgtgtgtgtgtatgtgtgtgtgtgtttccaggatACATCAAGACGTGTAGTAGTTCAAGCCAGAACACACCTTGCATCCTAACCAAATGTAAAACACTATTGTGAATctccttgttccttttttttaattgaataatggtttacagtataatctttttttttttaagaattaaattcaggggagtcgggtggtagcgcagtgggttaagcacatgtggcgcaaagcacaaggaccggtggaaggatcccggtttgagcccccgcctccccacctgcaggggagtcgcttcccaggcggtgaagcaggtctgcaggtgtctgtctttctctcccccctctgtcttcccctcctctctccatttctctctgttctatccaacaacgatgacatcaataataactacaacaataaaacaaggacaacaaaagggaataaataaataaatattaaaaattttttaaaaaaagaattaaattcaGATTTTATTTCTCAGCTCAGTAAGGAAGACAACAAAATATTCTACATAAACCCCAGTACAAAACATTTAAAGTATATCAACAATACATAACAATTGTTAGCtgcaattatttctttttctcttaaagatttattttaattttatgagtcttcataggtgtaggtgtaccttggaaaggaagagaagaaggagccaTGAGGGAAATGGGTGAATATATGTAAGTACAGACAGGTAGTCAGAGAAataagtcagcccatatctgcaacctgggGAGAAGCACCGCAGTTTCCagcggagggactggggacacagaactctggtggtgggaacggtaggGAAttttacccttgttatcttgtaattttgtaaatcaatagtagtcttttttcaccactcccatcaccaaaggtctgaggCCCCCATAGATAtaaccactctagttctcccacagtcttagctacagattgacatttttttcatgtccatggtctcagttctctaaattccacatatgggtgaaaccattctgtagtccttcacctccttacttgcttcattaagcataatcttctccaattccatcctctttatcccaaaggacacaatatcatctttttcatagctgagtaattCTCCATTGAGTATACGTcccagagatttttttatctagtcatctgtcaaagggcctTTTGGTTGTCTGCAGGTTTGTGcttttgtgaataaagctgcttaTGCACATGGGCTGCATACGTGCCTTTGAATcggtgttattatatcttttgggtaaacgCCTAGGAGTGGAGTTTCTGAGTCCTATGTCGTTTCCATCTGTATTTCTttaagggttctccagactgttctccagagtggttgtaccagttcacactcccagcagcagtgcaatagagttcctctctctccacatcctctccaacactgatgttctcttgttttattgatggagcccattctcacaggtgtgaagtggaatctcagtgtggtgttaattttcatttctctcatgATTAGTTAATTGAAGCATTTGTgcacatgtctgtgggccatgtgtgtcTCTTTTTTAGAGAACCATtttttcatatcttctgcccactttttaaaaaaattatttatttactctgttttgttgtccttgttgtctttattgttgtagttactgttgttgttgttactgatgttgttgttgttggataggacagagagaaatggagagaggaagggaattcagagagggggagagaaagacagacacctgcagacctgcttcaccaccagtgaagcgactcccctgcaggtggggagccgggggctcgaaccgggatccttatgccggtccttgtgctttgtgccacatgcgcttaacccgctgcgctaccacccggctcccctgcCCACTTTTTAAAAGGGTTGTTCTTTCTGCTGAGCTGTATTTCCTTACacatgtttgatatcaactgcttgtctgaagtatggtgtaaaaatatcttttcttatttgctgggtttcctgcttATTCTCTATGGAATCTTCTTTTGAGGAATTTTGGGCCATACTCTTAGCGcaggataaatgttaggggagatgaccagagggctctgaactccaactccatcaggacctgaagagagaagaggaaaaagggagggacattgggatgtagtaataggtgtaatcATAACAGTAATCATAACAGCAATAGTAATCGtaatagtaataggtgtgacttggaaaggaaaagaagatgagaccatggggaaaaattgacaaatatatacaaatatagacagagagttgtagaaataacagttaaacCATATCttcaaccttaagagaactgctgtacctTCCAATGCAGGGCATGGGAATccagaatgctggtggtgggaatgatgcaaAGTTGTCTCCCTCTTATCTTGTgatttgtaaatcaattttaaatagctgatagttttttttaaagattttcttttgttgtctgtctctgtttcctctcTTCCTTGTCTTCCTCCTCTTGTAGATATGATATCAAGTCtgctcttgtaaatcattatgggGAATGCTGGTGTGTTCACTAATGGAAGTGGTTGAATGGATGGGTAGAGAGATTGTGTGGTTGAAGAGTATGAGAAGACATGATGAGAGGGGGATGAGATTCAGACGCAGTAGAGGAGTGGATTCTTGGCCAACACCACGGGCAGCCCCCATCCCCCTTCTGGGTCAGCACCACGGACAGCCCCCATCTCCCTTCTGggccagcaccatggacagccccATCTCCCTTGTGGGTCAGCACCACGGACAGCCCCCATCTCCCTTCTGggccagcaccatggacagccccATCTCCCTTGTGGGTCAGCACCACGGACAGCCCCCATCTCCCTTCTGggccagcaccatggacagccccATCTCCCTTGTGGGTCAGCACCACGGACAGCCCCCATCTCCCTTCTGGGTCAGCACCACGGGCAGCCCCCATCTCCCTTCTGGGTCAGCACCACGGACAGCCCCATCTCCCTTCTGGGTCAGCACCACGGACAGCCCCCATCTCCCTTCTGGGTCAGCACCACGGACAGTTCCATCTCCCTTCTGGGTCAGCACCACGGACAGCCCCCATCTCCCTTCTGGGTCAGCACCACGGACAGCCCCCATCTCCCTTCTGGGTCAGCACCACGGACAGCCCCCATCTCCCTTCTGGGTCAGCACCACGGACAGCCCCCATCTCCCTTCTGGGTCAGCACCACGGACAGTTCCATCTCCCTTCTGGGTCAGCACCACGGACAGCCCCCATCTCCCTTCTGGGTCAGCACCATGGGCAGCCCCCATCTCCCTTCTGGGTCAGCACCATGGGCAGCCCCCATCTCCCTTCTGGGTCAGCTCCATGGACAGTCCCATCTCCCTTCTGAGTCAGCTCCATGGACAGTCCCATCCCCCTTCTGGGTCAGCACCACGGACAGTCCCATCTCCCTTCTGGGTCAGCACAATGGACAGCACCCGTCTCCCTTCTCACTGCTGCAGGGCCACATGGAAGGGGACAACCACACCCAGGTGACCGAGTTCCTCCTCCTGGGTCTCTCCCAGGACCCCAGGGAGCAGCAGGTgctgttcctcctcttcctctccatgtACCTGGTCACGGGGCTGGGGAACCTGCTCATCGTCCTGGCCATCGTCATGgacccccggctccacacccccatgtacttcttcctggcCAACCTGGCCTCTGTGGACGTCTGCTTCACCTCCACCACCGTCCCCAAGATGCTGGCCAACCACATGAGTGGACGCCAGGGCATCTCCTACGCGGGCTGCCTCACCCAGATGTTCTTCTTCATTCTGTACATCTGTACCGACAGCTTCCTGCTGGGGGCCATGGCGTATGACCGTTATGTGGCCATCTGTCACCCCCTGCACTACGCCACCCAGGTGACACCCTGGGTGTGCGGGCTGCTGGTGGCCGCCTCCTGGGCAGGCGCCCTGGGGAACAGTGTGGTCCACACTGTCCTCATGGCCGGATTGTCTTTTTGCAGCCACAACCGGGTCCCCCACTTCTTCTGCGACGTCAGCCCACTGCTGAAGCTGGTCTGCTCAGACACTTCGGTCATCCTGGGGGTGCTAAACACGGTGGGTGCCCTACCCCTGTTCGTGCCCTTCCTGGGGATCCTGGGTTCCTACGCCCGCATTGGCAGGGCTGTTTTGGGGGTGTCCTCTGGCCACGGCTGGAGGAAGGCCTTGTCCACCTGTGGCTCCCACCTGGCTGTGGTGGCCCTGTTCTATGGGACCCTCATCGGGGTCTACTTCAACCCCGTGACCACCCACTCAGCCCGGAGGGACACTCTATCCGCCGTGATGTACACGGTGGTCACCCCCATGCTGAACCCTTTCATCTACAGCCTCCGAAACAGGGACATGAAGGGGGCCTTGATGGGTCTCATCGGCAGGAAGTTAGTGTTGACCAAGTGACATTTCTGGGACAGCTCATGGCCCCAAtaatgtttctgtctctcctgaGATTCTGTgtctatatttcattttattattattattattttaatcggAAACCAGCTCTGCTTTGACTTATGATagtgttgggggattgaacctaggacctttagtATCTCAGGAAAAGATACTTTATTTTAACAGAACCACTAGGCTATTTCCCTGGTCCCCCTGTAAGTCTTCTGTTAGATGTTTCCTTGTGTC from Erinaceus europaeus chromosome 23, mEriEur2.1, whole genome shotgun sequence includes:
- the LOC103122650 gene encoding olfactory receptor 1361-like, translated to MEGDNHTQVTEFLLLGLSQDPREQQVLFLLFLSMYLVTGLGNLLIVLAIVTDPRLHTPMYFFLANLASVDICFTSTTVPKMLANHVSGRQGISYAGCLTQMFFFILYICTDSFLLGAMAYDRYVAICHPLHYATSVTPQLCALLVAASWAGALGDAMLHTVLLTRLSFCTHNRVPHFFCDLSPLLKLACSDTFINHMMINTIGMVPLFFPFVGILASYLRIFAAVMKIPSMKGKQKAFSTCGSHLSVVCLFYGTLIGVYFNPASSHTARKDTVAAMMYTVVTPMLNPFIYSLRNRDIHGALQALFSRRSVFTS
- the LOC103122649 gene encoding olfactory receptor 1361-like; this encodes MEGDNHTQVTEFLLLGLSQDPREQQVLFLLFLSMYLVTGLGNLLIVLAIVMDPRLHTPMYFFLANLASVDVCFTSTTVPKMLANHMSGRQGISYAGCLTQMFFFILYICTDSFLLGAMAYDRYVAICHPLHYATQVTPWVCGLLVAASWAGALGNSVVHTVLMAGLSFCSHNRVPHFFCDVSPLLKLVCSDTSVILGVLNTVGALPLFVPFLGILGSYARIGRAVLGVSSGHGWRKALSTCGSHLAVVALFYGTLIGVYFNPVTTHSARRDTLSAVMYTVVTPMLNPFIYSLRNRDMKGALMGLIGRKLVLTK